Part of the Myxococcus xanthus genome is shown below.
AAGTACAAGGAAGTGGAGCCCGGCGCGTCCGCACTGGATGACGCGGGAGTCCTCACCATCATCGCCGGCCTCATCAAGCAGCGCCGTGATTCCGTGGAGCAGTTCAAGACGGGTGGCCGCCCGGAGCTGGCGGAGAAGGAAGAGGCTGAAATCAGCATCCTTCAGAACTACCTGCCCAAGCAGCTGACCGCCGACGAGCTGGCCGCCGAGGTCCGTGCCGCCATCGCCGAGACGGGCGCCAAGGGTCCCAAGGACATGGGCGCGGTGATGAAGAACCTGAACGCCAAGATTCACGGCAAGGCGGAAGGCCGCGCCATCTCCGAGGCCGTGAAGTCCGAGCTCGCGAAGCTCTCTTGAGCATTCCACCGTTCTGAGGTCAGCGCTGGCGCTGTCGGGAAACCGGCGGCGCCTTTGCATTGAAGGGCTGGACAGGGATGCGGAAACTTGCTCCCTCGGCCCCTCGTCATTAAGTGCCTGGGTCAGTCCCGCCGTGCCCCCCGCTCCCCCCAGCGGAAGTCGCGTGCAGGGGCCTCAGGAGTCCACCCCATGCCGCAACCACTCCCTGCCCTCGCGAACGCTCCGGCTTCAGCCCCCATGGGGATGATCCGCCAGGTCGGCCGGTGGGCAGGCGACGTCAGCCCTGTCAGGCAGGATGCAGAGGCTGGGCCCGCCCAGGGGTGGGCCAGGGGGTGGGAGTCGTGATTCCGGAGCACAAGATCCAGGAGGTCCTCGAACGGGTGGACCTCGTCGGGCTCATCTCCCGGCATGTCGACCTGAAGAAGGCCGGGCGCGAATGGAAGGCCTGCTGTCCCTTCCATCAGGAGAAGACCCCCTCGTTCTACGTGGTGCCGGAGAAGCGCTTCTATTTCTGCCATGGCTGCCGCGCGAGCGGTGACGCGGTGTCCTTCGTCCAGCGCTACCTGGGCAAGACGTTCCTGGATGCGGTGCGGGACCTGGCGCGCGAGCTGGGCGTGGACCTGGAAGCCGAGCAGGACCCCAGCATGCGGGAGCGGCAGCAAATCAAGGAGGCCACGGACCAGGCCGCCGAGCACTTCCGCGCCATGCTGTGGCAGCAGGACGAAGGCCGCTCCGCCCGCGCCTACATCGCCAGCCGCGGCGTCTCCGACGAGACGGCCATGGCGTTCGGCCTGGGCTGGGCGCCGCTCGAATGGGCCTCACTGACGGAGCGCTTCCAGAAGCTGGGCATGCTGGAGTGGGCGGCGAAGGCCGGCCTGGTCCTCAAGCGCAACAGCGGCGACGGCTACTACGACTTCTTCCGCAGCCGAGTGATGGTGCCCATCCGCGCGCCGGAGGGCCGCCCCATCGCCTTCGGTGGCCGTCTGATTGGCGCGGATGAAGGGCCCAAGTACCTCAACTCGCGCGAGTCCCGGCTCTACAACAAGAGCGAGACGCTCTTCGGCATGGACCAGTCTCGCGACGAGATTCGCAAGCGCAAGGCCGCCGTGCTGGTAGAGGGCTACTTCGACGCCCTTGGCCTCCACCAGGTGGGCGTGCGGCACGCGGTGGCGCTGTGCTCCACCAACCTCACCGCCGGACACATGCAGGTGCTGAAGCGCGCCGAGGCCCGCGAGCTGATTCTGCTGTTGGACGGAGATTCGGCCGGCCTTGCCGCTGTCGAACGGCTTTCCGGTCCCCTGCTCGCCGCGGGAGCGACCGCGCGAGTTGCCCTGCTGCCGCAAGGGGATGATCCAGACACCTTCGCGCGTCGAGAGGGCCAGGAGGGCGTGGAACGGCTGCTGGAAGGCGCCCACCCGCTCACCAGCCACCTGTTCGCCTCGCTCCTCCCGGAGGGCAAGGCCGCGAGCTTCGAGGAGAAGATGGCAGCGCTCGAGCGGCTCAAGCCGGTGGTGGGGCAGGTCCCCGTGGGCCTGGTGCGCGCCACCCTCTTCAGCGCGGTGGCCGAGCACTTCGGCTGGCGGCCTGCGGACGTGGAGGCAGCCCTGCGCAGCAAGGTGCCCCTGCCCAAGCCCGCCGGCGGGGACGCACCTCCTTCGAGCCCCAACCGCCCCGCCCCGCCCCTGGAGAAGCCGCCCCCCGCGCTGGAGTGCTTCTACGTGGGCGCGGTGTTGAAAGAGCCACGGTTGATGGCGCGGGACACCTTCCGCGTGTGTGACGAGCTGTCCCACATGGGCCTGCGCATGGCGCTGGCGCATGCGACGTCGGGACACGGCGCAAATGATGCGCTCTTTGAATCCTCGGAAGCCGTGAAGCGCGGCATTGAAAGCGCGCTGCGGCAGCTCCCCTCGGAACCTGTTCCCCTGGAGGCGGCGTTCCTCTCCATCTGCAGGGAAATCATGGTGCGGCGCATCGACGAGCGGCTCGTTTATATAAAGCGGGCGACGGAGCAGACGCCGGGGGCGTTCGACCTGACAGAGG
Proteins encoded:
- a CDS encoding GatB/YqeY domain-containing protein produces the protein MATLKERIDADLKDAMRSKNELTLSVLRMLKSAVKYKEVEPGASALDDAGVLTIIAGLIKQRRDSVEQFKTGGRPELAEKEEAEISILQNYLPKQLTADELAAEVRAAIAETGAKGPKDMGAVMKNLNAKIHGKAEGRAISEAVKSELAKLS
- the dnaG gene encoding DNA primase translates to MGVVIPEHKIQEVLERVDLVGLISRHVDLKKAGREWKACCPFHQEKTPSFYVVPEKRFYFCHGCRASGDAVSFVQRYLGKTFLDAVRDLARELGVDLEAEQDPSMRERQQIKEATDQAAEHFRAMLWQQDEGRSARAYIASRGVSDETAMAFGLGWAPLEWASLTERFQKLGMLEWAAKAGLVLKRNSGDGYYDFFRSRVMVPIRAPEGRPIAFGGRLIGADEGPKYLNSRESRLYNKSETLFGMDQSRDEIRKRKAAVLVEGYFDALGLHQVGVRHAVALCSTNLTAGHMQVLKRAEARELILLLDGDSAGLAAVERLSGPLLAAGATARVALLPQGDDPDTFARREGQEGVERLLEGAHPLTSHLFASLLPEGKAASFEEKMAALERLKPVVGQVPVGLVRATLFSAVAEHFGWRPADVEAALRSKVPLPKPAGGDAPPSSPNRPAPPLEKPPPALECFYVGAVLKEPRLMARDTFRVCDELSHMGLRMALAHATSGHGANDALFESSEAVKRGIESALRQLPSEPVPLEAAFLSICREIMVRRIDERLVYIKRATEQTPGAFDLTEETRQLLVERVELLALKKRVLEELKPASSGTKAPMQPV